A genomic region of Stenotrophomonas sp. NA06056 contains the following coding sequences:
- a CDS encoding SDR family oxidoreductase: MATTRKTPARRKASPKVRKGTQAVPAAAGTAAAERPRVVKTATRKAAASDPRAARVAARQRRLQDQEKSKDLRAAKKATKKATGKTATQAGPRRQPETMPAQQLAKPGHEHALELAPRFLAPDYVGSGKLQGMRAIVTGGDSGIGRAVAVLFAREGADVAVLHLDEAKDAELTRQHVEKEGGRCVVIAGDVRDPRFCNKAVKQVAKAFGGIDILVNNAAFQLHCERLEDLEDAHLQETLQTNIGGYIQMARAVLSHLGEGASIINTGSETGLFGSKALIDYSATKGAIHAFTKALASQLLPRGIRVNCVAPGPVWTPLNPADKQAKDVAEFGKDSDMGRPAQPEELSPAYVFLASPACASYISGVILPVMGGPRG; encoded by the coding sequence ATGGCCACCACCAGGAAGACCCCCGCCCGCCGCAAGGCATCGCCGAAGGTGCGCAAAGGCACGCAGGCTGTGCCTGCCGCGGCCGGGACCGCCGCCGCCGAGCGCCCACGCGTGGTGAAGACCGCGACCCGCAAAGCCGCCGCGTCCGACCCGCGCGCGGCCCGCGTGGCAGCGCGCCAGCGTCGCCTGCAGGACCAGGAAAAATCGAAGGACCTGCGCGCAGCGAAGAAGGCGACAAAAAAGGCGACAGGCAAGACCGCCACCCAGGCTGGCCCACGCCGTCAGCCGGAGACGATGCCGGCGCAGCAACTGGCCAAGCCGGGCCATGAGCACGCGCTGGAACTGGCACCGCGCTTCCTCGCACCGGACTACGTCGGCAGCGGCAAGCTGCAGGGCATGCGTGCGATCGTCACCGGCGGTGATTCCGGCATCGGCCGCGCGGTAGCGGTGCTGTTCGCCCGCGAAGGCGCCGACGTTGCCGTGCTGCACCTGGACGAAGCCAAAGATGCTGAACTGACCCGCCAGCACGTGGAAAAAGAGGGCGGGCGTTGCGTGGTGATCGCCGGCGACGTGCGCGACCCGCGCTTCTGCAACAAGGCCGTCAAGCAGGTGGCCAAGGCGTTTGGCGGCATCGACATCCTGGTCAACAACGCGGCGTTCCAGCTGCATTGCGAGCGTCTGGAGGACCTGGAAGACGCGCATCTGCAGGAGACACTGCAGACCAACATCGGCGGCTACATCCAGATGGCGCGCGCGGTGCTGTCGCATCTGGGCGAGGGCGCCAGCATCATCAACACCGGTTCGGAAACCGGCCTGTTCGGCAGCAAGGCGTTGATCGATTACTCGGCCACCAAGGGCGCCATCCACGCGTTCACCAAGGCGCTGGCCAGCCAGCTGCTGCCGCGCGGCATCCGCGTCAACTGCGTGGCGCCGGGCCCGGTGTGGACGCCGCTGAATCCCGCCGACAAGCAGGCAAAGGACGTGGCCGAGTTCGGCAAGGACAGCGACATGGGCAGGCCGGCACAGCCGGAAGAACTGTCGCCAGCCTATGTGTTCCTGGCCTCACCGGCCTGCGCCAGCTACATCAGCGGGGTGATCCTGCCGGTGATGGGCGGGCCACGCGGTTAG
- the gltB gene encoding glutamate synthase large subunit translates to MAPRNRQGLYDPRSERDACGFGMVAQLDDQPSRLLVDTAIAALSRMTHRGGVAADGLTGDGCGLLLRRPDAFLKLLASEAGIAVGARFTAGLVFLPHDADAAQACRAQLLQQIEAVGCKVAGWREVPTDDSVCGQLARDTLPRIEQVFVDAGVGQDDAGFGLALFLARRRSEQLLRAHADYYVTTLSPNAISYKGMVLPDKLSRFFPDLQRRELASSAIVFHQRFSTNTLPRWPLAHPFRMLAHNGEINTIEGNRRWAQARSKVWKTPRFDIGEFDPVISMHGSDSQSLDNMLELMVSAGMELIQALRILVPPATQSLEFKDPDLAAFYEFHGLNSEPWDGPAGIVACDSRYAVCTLDRNGLRPARWMLTADRHFLVASEAGVWEVPTERVVRKGKLGPGEMIAIDLKRGDLLDSDAIDRINRGRAPYKQWLQQGVTYLQTELIDPSLVEEPFDESTLRSYHKLYQLSSEEVEQVLRPLAETEQEATGSMGDDTPMAVLSQRSRPLYDYFRQAFAQVTNPPIDPLREDCAMSLSTQLGKETNIFHAGPETVNHVILNSPVLSQRKLRQLLKMDQYVQANRLLDLSYSDEEGLRAGIERICAEAEQAAREGMVMLLLSDRYPVAGRPMVHALLATSAVHHHLSRLGLRCDVNLIVETGTARDAHHMACLLGFGATAVYPYLAYQTLFDLGRRGILKLSKGGEQSQIGRRYRKGIYKGLSKIISKMGICTVASYRGAQLFEIIGLEPEVVDLCFPDTASRIGGAGFARLDADARELCAQAWDAQQGVDVGGLLKYVHGGEYHMYNPDVVTTLQRAARSGDPRAWQQYCDAVHARPPSALRDLLQLVPAATPTPLDDVAPASELFPRFDTAAISLGALSPEAHEALAIAMNRLGGRSNSGEGGEDPARYGTQRRSKIKQVASGRFGVTAEYLVNAEVLQIKVAQGAKPGEGGQLPGHKVNELIARLRYAKPGIGLISPPPHHDIYSIEDLAQLIYDLKQVNPTALVSVKLVSHAGVGTIAAGVVKAGADLITISGHDGGTGASPVSSIRYAGVPWELGIAEAHQALVANDLRGRTLLQTDGGLKTGLDVVKAALLGADSFGFGTAPMIVLGCKYLRICHLNNCATGVATQDERLRENHFTGQPERVENFFRLLAEEVRGWLSVLGARSLQEIVGRTDLLRQLEVSPREGVRVDLSRLLADASYPGSHCAAQRLYESPDSLATQMDGLLAEAIEHKRGGEHRFLIHNTDRSIGSRLAGAVARAHGNQGMAESPLELRFRGSAGQSFGAFNVGGLYLEVEGEANDYVGKGMAGGRLVVRPPRGARFEARSTAIIGNTCLYGATGGELFAAGRAGERFAVRNSGALAVVEGAGDHCCEYMTDGVVLVLGKVGLNFGAGFTGGLAYVLDVDRDFVDRYNHELIDIHRVSAEGFENYRQHLHRLIGRHRELTGSIWAQQIMDEFRDYIGKFWLVKPKAASIESLTETLRRAA, encoded by the coding sequence ATGGCCCCCCGCAACCGCCAAGGGCTTTACGACCCGCGCTCCGAGCGCGATGCCTGTGGATTTGGCATGGTCGCCCAGCTCGACGACCAGCCTTCGCGCCTGCTGGTCGATACCGCCATCGCCGCGCTTTCGCGCATGACCCACCGTGGTGGCGTCGCCGCCGACGGCCTGACCGGCGATGGCTGCGGCCTGCTGCTGCGTCGCCCCGATGCCTTCCTGAAACTGCTGGCCAGCGAAGCCGGCATCGCCGTCGGCGCACGCTTCACCGCCGGCCTGGTGTTCCTGCCGCACGATGCCGACGCCGCGCAGGCCTGCCGCGCACAGCTGCTGCAGCAGATCGAGGCGGTGGGCTGCAAGGTGGCTGGCTGGCGCGAAGTGCCGACCGATGACAGCGTCTGCGGTCAGCTGGCACGCGACACCCTGCCGCGCATCGAGCAGGTGTTCGTCGATGCAGGCGTCGGCCAGGATGACGCCGGCTTCGGCCTGGCCCTGTTCCTGGCGCGTCGCCGCAGCGAGCAGCTGCTGCGCGCGCATGCCGACTACTACGTCACCACGCTCAGCCCCAATGCGATCAGCTACAAGGGCATGGTGCTGCCGGACAAGCTCAGCCGCTTCTTCCCGGACCTGCAGCGCCGCGAGCTGGCCTCCAGCGCCATCGTGTTCCACCAGCGCTTCTCCACCAATACGTTGCCACGCTGGCCGCTGGCGCACCCGTTCCGGATGCTCGCCCACAACGGTGAGATCAACACCATCGAAGGCAACCGGCGCTGGGCGCAGGCACGCAGCAAGGTGTGGAAGACGCCACGTTTCGATATCGGCGAGTTCGACCCGGTCATCTCCATGCATGGCTCGGATTCGCAGAGCCTGGACAACATGCTGGAACTGATGGTGTCCGCCGGCATGGAGCTGATCCAGGCCCTGCGCATCCTGGTGCCGCCGGCAACGCAGTCGCTGGAATTCAAGGACCCGGACCTGGCCGCGTTCTACGAGTTCCATGGCCTCAACAGCGAGCCGTGGGACGGCCCGGCCGGCATCGTCGCCTGCGACAGCCGCTATGCGGTGTGTACGCTGGACCGCAACGGCCTGCGGCCGGCACGCTGGATGCTGACCGCTGACCGCCACTTCCTGGTCGCCTCCGAAGCGGGCGTGTGGGAAGTGCCGACCGAGCGCGTGGTGCGCAAGGGCAAGCTCGGCCCGGGCGAGATGATCGCCATCGACCTCAAGCGCGGCGACCTGCTCGATTCCGATGCCATCGACCGCATCAACCGCGGCCGTGCGCCGTACAAGCAGTGGCTGCAGCAGGGCGTCACCTACCTGCAGACCGAACTGATCGACCCGTCGTTGGTGGAAGAGCCGTTCGACGAAAGCACCCTGCGCAGTTACCACAAGCTGTACCAGCTCAGCAGCGAGGAAGTGGAGCAGGTGCTGCGGCCACTGGCCGAGACCGAGCAGGAAGCCACCGGCTCGATGGGCGACGACACGCCGATGGCCGTGCTCAGCCAGCGCAGCCGCCCGCTGTACGACTATTTCCGCCAGGCCTTCGCGCAGGTCACCAACCCGCCGATCGACCCGCTGCGCGAAGACTGTGCGATGTCCCTGTCCACCCAGCTCGGCAAGGAGACCAACATCTTCCATGCCGGCCCAGAGACGGTGAACCACGTCATCCTCAATTCGCCGGTGCTGAGCCAGCGCAAGCTGCGACAGCTGCTGAAGATGGACCAGTACGTGCAGGCCAACCGCCTGCTCGACCTGTCCTACAGCGACGAGGAAGGCCTGCGTGCAGGCATCGAACGCATCTGCGCCGAAGCCGAACAGGCCGCGCGCGAGGGCATGGTGATGCTGCTGCTGTCCGACCGTTACCCGGTGGCCGGGCGGCCGATGGTGCATGCGCTGCTGGCCACCAGTGCGGTGCATCACCACCTGTCACGACTGGGCCTGCGCTGCGACGTCAACCTGATCGTCGAGACCGGCACCGCGCGCGATGCGCACCACATGGCCTGCCTGCTCGGCTTCGGTGCCACAGCGGTGTACCCGTATCTGGCCTACCAGACCCTGTTCGACCTCGGTCGTCGCGGCATCCTCAAGCTCAGCAAGGGCGGCGAGCAGTCGCAGATCGGCCGCCGCTACCGCAAGGGCATCTACAAGGGCCTGTCGAAGATCATCTCGAAGATGGGCATCTGCACCGTGGCCAGCTATCGCGGCGCGCAGCTGTTCGAGATCATCGGCCTGGAGCCGGAGGTCGTCGACCTGTGCTTCCCCGATACCGCCTCGCGCATCGGCGGCGCTGGCTTCGCGCGGCTGGATGCCGATGCCCGCGAACTGTGCGCGCAGGCCTGGGATGCGCAGCAGGGCGTGGATGTCGGCGGCCTGCTGAAGTACGTGCACGGCGGCGAATACCACATGTACAACCCGGACGTGGTGACCACCCTGCAGCGCGCCGCGCGCAGCGGTGACCCGCGTGCGTGGCAGCAGTACTGCGATGCCGTGCATGCGCGGCCACCGTCAGCGCTGCGCGATCTACTGCAGCTGGTGCCGGCAGCGACGCCAACGCCATTGGACGACGTGGCGCCGGCCAGTGAACTGTTCCCGCGCTTCGATACCGCAGCGATCAGCCTCGGTGCGCTCTCGCCCGAGGCGCATGAAGCGTTGGCGATTGCGATGAACCGCCTCGGCGGCCGCAGCAATTCCGGCGAAGGTGGCGAAGACCCGGCGCGTTACGGCACGCAGCGCCGCAGCAAGATCAAGCAGGTGGCGTCCGGCCGCTTCGGCGTCACCGCCGAGTACCTGGTCAACGCCGAAGTGCTGCAGATCAAGGTCGCGCAGGGCGCCAAGCCCGGCGAAGGCGGCCAGCTACCGGGTCACAAGGTCAATGAGCTGATCGCCCGGCTGCGCTATGCCAAGCCGGGCATCGGCCTGATCTCGCCGCCGCCGCACCACGATATCTATTCGATCGAAGACCTGGCGCAGCTGATCTACGACCTCAAGCAGGTCAACCCGACCGCGCTGGTGTCGGTGAAGCTGGTCAGCCATGCCGGCGTGGGTACGATCGCTGCCGGTGTGGTCAAGGCTGGTGCTGACCTCATCACCATTTCCGGCCACGACGGCGGTACCGGTGCGTCACCAGTGAGTTCGATCCGCTATGCCGGCGTGCCGTGGGAGCTGGGCATCGCAGAGGCCCACCAGGCATTGGTGGCCAACGATCTGCGCGGGCGTACCCTGCTGCAGACCGACGGCGGCCTGAAGACCGGGCTGGATGTGGTCAAGGCGGCGCTGCTGGGAGCGGACAGCTTCGGCTTCGGCACCGCGCCGATGATCGTGCTGGGCTGCAAGTACCTGCGCATCTGCCACCTCAACAACTGCGCCACCGGTGTGGCCACCCAGGACGAGCGCCTGCGCGAGAACCACTTCACCGGCCAACCCGAGCGCGTGGAGAACTTCTTCCGTCTGCTGGCCGAGGAAGTACGTGGCTGGCTGTCGGTGCTGGGTGCACGCTCGCTGCAGGAGATCGTCGGTCGTACCGACCTGCTGCGCCAGCTTGAGGTCTCGCCGCGCGAGGGCGTGCGCGTTGACCTGTCGCGACTGCTGGCCGACGCCAGTTACCCGGGCAGCCACTGCGCCGCGCAGCGCCTGTATGAATCGCCGGACAGCCTGGCCACACAGATGGACGGCCTGCTGGCCGAGGCCATCGAACACAAGCGGGGTGGCGAGCATCGCTTCCTGATCCACAACACCGACCGCAGCATCGGCAGCCGCCTGGCCGGCGCCGTCGCCCGCGCACACGGCAACCAGGGCATGGCCGAATCGCCACTGGAGCTGCGCTTCCGTGGCAGTGCCGGGCAGAGTTTTGGCGCCTTCAACGTGGGCGGCCTGTACCTGGAAGTGGAAGGGGAAGCCAACGACTACGTCGGCAAGGGCATGGCCGGCGGCCGCTTGGTGGTGCGTCCGCCGCGTGGTGCACGCTTCGAGGCACGCAGCACTGCGATCATCGGCAACACATGCCTGTATGGCGCCACCGGTGGCGAGCTGTTTGCCGCCGGCCGTGCCGGTGAACGCTTCGCTGTGCGCAATTCCGGTGCACTGGCGGTGGTGGAAGGCGCAGGCGATCACTGCTGCGAGTACATGACCGACGGCGTGGTGCTGGTGCTGGGCAAGGTCGGCCTCAACTTCGGTGCCGGTTTCACCGGTGGCCTGGCCTATGTGCTGGATGTGGACCGCGATTTCGTTGATCGCTACAACCACGAGCTGATCGACATCCACCGCGTGTCCGCCGAGGGCTTCGAGAACTACCGCCAGCATCTGCACCGCCTGATCGGCCGTCATCGCGAGCTGACCGGCAGCATCTGGGCGCAGCAGATCATGGACGAGTTCCGCGACTACATCGGCAAGTTCTGGCTGGTCAAACCCAAGGCCGCCAGCATCGAGTCGCTGACCGAAACCCTGCGTCGCGCCGCCTGA
- a CDS encoding FAD-dependent oxidoreductase, giving the protein MSRKHAFQFLDLPRTMPQRIPVELRTSGDWGELYGKFGKEDAQYQAGRCLDCGNPYCSWKCPVHNAIPQWLQLVQENRIHEAATLCHSTNPLPEVCGRVCPQDRLCEGSCTLEEFGAVTIGAVEKYIVDTALATGWRPDMTAVQPSGHTVAVIGAGPAGLACADRLAHAGITAVVYDRYEQVGGLLQFGIPSFKLDKDVIRRRRDVLEGMGVQFRLGVEIGRDISLQQLLDSHDAVFVGTGAYRYTDGGLDGQDLKGVLPALPFLVQNSRIVGGDDPQGRPIAGWEDTIALPDLNGKRVVVLGGGDTGMDCVRSAVRLGAAKVTCAYRRDEANMPGSAREVANAREEGVRFLFNRQPLSIEAGADDEVIGVTVVETHLGEPDANGRQNAVPIDGSESLLEADVVIIAFGFSPSVPSWLAEHGVEGQGNGRILAGGQGRLPFQTAHPRLFAGGDAVRGADLVVTAVAEGRDAAASIARLLAH; this is encoded by the coding sequence ATGAGCCGCAAGCACGCTTTCCAGTTCCTCGACCTGCCCCGCACCATGCCGCAGCGCATTCCCGTGGAGCTGCGCACCTCCGGCGACTGGGGTGAGCTGTACGGAAAATTCGGCAAGGAAGACGCCCAGTACCAGGCCGGCCGGTGCCTGGACTGCGGCAACCCGTATTGCAGCTGGAAGTGCCCGGTGCACAACGCGATTCCGCAATGGCTGCAGCTGGTGCAGGAAAACCGCATCCATGAAGCGGCCACGCTGTGCCACAGCACCAACCCGCTGCCGGAAGTGTGCGGCCGGGTGTGCCCGCAGGACCGTCTGTGCGAAGGCAGCTGCACGTTGGAGGAGTTTGGTGCAGTCACCATCGGCGCCGTGGAGAAGTACATCGTCGACACGGCACTGGCCACCGGGTGGCGGCCGGATATGACCGCGGTGCAGCCCAGCGGCCACACGGTGGCGGTGATCGGTGCCGGCCCCGCAGGCCTGGCCTGTGCTGACCGCCTGGCGCATGCCGGCATCACCGCCGTGGTCTACGACCGCTACGAACAGGTCGGTGGCCTGCTGCAGTTCGGCATCCCCAGTTTCAAGCTGGACAAGGACGTGATCCGCCGCCGCCGCGATGTGCTCGAAGGCATGGGCGTGCAGTTCCGCCTCGGCGTGGAGATCGGCCGCGACATCAGCCTGCAGCAGCTGCTGGACAGCCATGATGCCGTGTTCGTCGGTACCGGCGCCTACCGCTACACCGATGGCGGCCTGGACGGCCAGGACCTGAAGGGCGTGCTGCCGGCCCTGCCGTTCCTGGTGCAGAACAGCCGCATCGTCGGCGGCGACGATCCGCAGGGCCGGCCGATCGCCGGCTGGGAAGACACCATTGCCCTGCCCGATCTGAACGGCAAGCGCGTGGTCGTGCTGGGTGGCGGCGATACCGGCATGGACTGCGTGCGCAGTGCAGTGCGCCTGGGCGCGGCCAAGGTCACCTGCGCCTACCGTCGAGATGAAGCGAACATGCCGGGCAGCGCGCGCGAAGTGGCCAATGCGCGCGAAGAAGGCGTGCGCTTCCTGTTCAACCGTCAGCCGCTGTCGATCGAAGCCGGTGCCGACGATGAAGTGATCGGCGTGACCGTGGTCGAGACCCACCTGGGCGAACCCGATGCCAATGGTCGCCAGAACGCGGTGCCGATCGATGGCAGCGAATCGCTGCTGGAAGCGGACGTGGTGATCATCGCGTTCGGCTTCTCGCCCAGCGTGCCGTCGTGGCTGGCCGAGCACGGCGTGGAGGGCCAGGGCAATGGCCGCATCCTGGCCGGAGGCCAGGGCAGGCTGCCCTTCCAGACCGCCCATCCCCGCCTGTTCGCCGGCGGCGACGCCGTGCGTGGTGCCGACCTGGTGGTGACCGCGGTGGCCGAAGGTCGCGACGCCGCTGCCAGCATCGCGCGGCTACTGGCGCACTGA
- a CDS encoding DNA topoisomerase IB, producing the protein MPAPPTPERQAARAAGLRYVDDTQPGFSRVRAGKGFSYRDADGHAIRDAATLQRIRALAVPPAYTAVWICAHANGHLQATGRDARGRKQYRYHADWAAVRDAGKFDRTIAFGEALPALRRRLGRDLKRSGFPREKVLAVVVALLADTLVRVGNETYAQENKSYGLTTLRNRHLDLLRGGRVRMRFRGKSGQLHEVTVGDRKLGALVRGVQQLPGQALFQYRDDDGALQPVDSGAVNDYLREVMGEDFTAKDFRTWGGTLAAVQTFAATELPEPASQRALAKAQREVVCQVAARLGNTPAVCRKAYIDPCVFAGWERGELSALAGLRGPRQWEQATLKVLRRARRVSRKAGQPQ; encoded by the coding sequence ATGCCAGCACCCCCTACACCCGAACGCCAGGCCGCGCGCGCCGCCGGCCTGCGCTACGTCGATGACACCCAGCCCGGTTTCAGCCGTGTCCGCGCCGGTAAAGGCTTCTCCTATCGCGATGCCGACGGTCATGCCATACGCGATGCCGCCACCCTGCAACGCATCCGCGCGCTGGCCGTGCCTCCGGCCTACACCGCCGTGTGGATCTGCGCGCACGCCAACGGCCATCTGCAGGCGACCGGACGCGACGCACGGGGGCGCAAGCAGTACCGCTACCACGCCGACTGGGCGGCCGTTCGCGATGCGGGCAAGTTCGACCGCACCATCGCCTTCGGGGAAGCGTTGCCGGCGCTGCGACGGCGCCTCGGCCGCGATCTCAAACGCAGCGGTTTCCCGCGCGAGAAGGTGCTCGCGGTAGTGGTTGCGCTGCTGGCAGACACGCTGGTGCGCGTGGGTAACGAGACCTATGCGCAGGAGAACAAGTCGTACGGCCTGACCACGCTGCGCAACCGTCACCTGGACCTGCTGCGCGGTGGGCGCGTGCGGATGCGTTTCCGTGGCAAATCAGGACAACTGCATGAAGTGACCGTGGGCGACCGCAAGCTCGGTGCTCTGGTGCGTGGCGTGCAGCAGTTGCCAGGACAGGCGCTGTTCCAGTATCGCGACGACGACGGCGCCCTGCAGCCGGTGGATTCAGGGGCGGTGAACGATTACCTGCGCGAAGTGATGGGCGAAGATTTCACCGCCAAGGACTTCCGTACCTGGGGCGGAACGCTGGCCGCCGTGCAGACCTTCGCCGCCACCGAGTTGCCAGAGCCGGCCAGCCAACGCGCGCTGGCCAAGGCGCAGCGCGAAGTGGTGTGCCAGGTGGCCGCACGGCTGGGCAATACGCCAGCGGTATGCCGCAAGGCCTACATCGATCCCTGCGTGTTCGCCGGCTGGGAACGGGGTGAGCTGTCCGCGCTGGCGGGCCTGCGCGGCCCGCGGCAGTGGGAACAGGCGACACTGAAGGTCCTGCGCCGGGCCCGACGGGTCAGCCGCAAGGCAGGTCAGCCACAGTAG
- a CDS encoding I78 family peptidase inhibitor, which translates to MSFPIRVRSLSALLLPAVLALTACQAPSLDEQDSATAHAQQAAEAAKAPADEAGKATEAPPVGNCDASQVQSLVGQAYTDALGKQAQEDAAAKQIRVLHPNDVTTMEFLGDRLNIEVDAKDVVSGVRCG; encoded by the coding sequence ATGTCGTTCCCGATCCGCGTCCGTTCCCTCTCCGCCCTGCTGCTGCCGGCCGTGCTGGCCCTGACCGCCTGCCAGGCGCCGTCGCTGGATGAGCAGGATTCGGCCACCGCCCACGCACAGCAGGCCGCCGAGGCCGCCAAGGCCCCGGCCGACGAAGCCGGCAAGGCCACCGAAGCACCGCCGGTCGGCAACTGTGACGCCAGCCAGGTGCAGAGCCTGGTCGGCCAGGCCTACACCGATGCGCTGGGCAAGCAGGCCCAGGAAGATGCGGCGGCCAAGCAGATCCGCGTCCTGCACCCCAACGACGTCACCACGATGGAGTTCCTGGGCGACCGCCTGAACATCGAAGTGGACGCAAAGGACGTGGTCAGCGGCGTCCGCTGCGGCTGA
- a CDS encoding response regulator → MSTVNVAGPLARIVALSLLSAPAWAGQCEGPILLAYPGDRAPLSSSLDGKPQGLVAAYLALLQEQYPSLRATPVAATALAAAALPAGTHAVLGWPRAQTPKGWVASVPYLQVPQVIVRRPDTRSIIGLDGLHGHGVASPDMVPLARVLEESGADVPLVQVTALDKALQLLISGQVDAVVGNLVEVESTLRNQPGDVLEVAAPAGFSDALVLAALPACAHLVGRFDQLQARMTHEQREALQAHWVATSPRPGRAPLSPLRGSIALLLVLLTMGLVYAFGYWRLHREGLRRQALEQRLQEVTANLPAVVYRARRSSTGEYSVPHIAGDVHALFGISVDTARVDHGSLLAAVHPQDRRSVLACVDAAALVRGPIDIIFRTRGPNGWRWVRSHGHPIDCSDSGVEWSGYWMDVTEARERTQALNDARRDAEQDADAKTHFLATMSHEIRTPMSTLLGTLERFGSSTLDARQRQVLATVDDAAQMLRQILDDVLHSQRLQSGPQPPQSLPIDLAELLRAVQRLLVPVAASKGLHLRCDVDPALQRGSLADGLRLRQILFNLAGNALKFTAQGSVDLQVRVQQQREHGQLVRLQVTDTGVGISRERQRAVFAAFTQADASTTRRFGGSGLGLAICRELSASMGAQLQLCSTPGAGTTVWLDLYLPACEAPSTEPHGDAAGLPTLPPVRVLVAEDHPTNLQLLVQRLRELGLQVHAVANGEQAWQAWQTQQFALVITDCHMPGMDGFALARAIRADPRADAARVPIIALTASVLDSTRQACRDAGIDHFIAKPVDRQTLHATLAAVLMPPVVRSVRQ, encoded by the coding sequence ATGTCCACCGTGAATGTCGCTGGCCCCCTGGCCCGCATCGTCGCCCTGTCGCTGTTGTCGGCACCGGCTTGGGCCGGGCAGTGCGAAGGCCCCATCCTGCTTGCCTATCCCGGTGACCGTGCACCGTTGTCGTCCAGTCTGGACGGCAAGCCACAGGGCCTGGTGGCCGCGTACCTGGCGTTGCTGCAGGAGCAGTACCCCTCGCTGCGCGCCACGCCGGTCGCGGCGACGGCGCTGGCCGCTGCTGCGCTGCCTGCCGGTACCCACGCTGTGCTCGGCTGGCCGCGCGCGCAGACGCCGAAAGGCTGGGTGGCCAGCGTGCCCTACCTGCAGGTGCCGCAGGTGATCGTGCGCCGCCCCGATACGCGCTCGATCATCGGCCTGGACGGGCTGCATGGGCACGGCGTGGCCAGCCCTGACATGGTGCCGCTTGCCAGGGTGCTGGAGGAGTCGGGGGCGGACGTGCCGCTGGTGCAGGTGACGGCTCTGGACAAGGCACTGCAGCTGCTGATCAGCGGCCAGGTCGATGCGGTGGTGGGCAACCTGGTGGAAGTGGAATCCACCCTGCGCAATCAGCCTGGCGACGTGCTGGAGGTGGCAGCACCCGCCGGCTTCAGCGACGCACTGGTATTGGCTGCGTTGCCGGCGTGCGCGCATCTGGTGGGGCGCTTCGACCAGTTGCAGGCACGCATGACGCACGAGCAGCGCGAGGCATTGCAGGCACATTGGGTCGCGACATCGCCACGCCCCGGCCGCGCCCCGCTGTCGCCGCTGCGCGGGTCGATCGCGCTGCTGCTGGTGCTGCTGACAATGGGCCTGGTGTACGCGTTCGGTTACTGGCGGCTGCACCGCGAAGGCCTGCGCAGGCAGGCGCTGGAGCAACGCCTGCAGGAGGTCACCGCCAACCTGCCGGCGGTGGTGTATCGGGCGCGGCGCAGCAGTACCGGCGAGTACAGCGTTCCCCACATTGCCGGTGATGTGCATGCCCTGTTCGGGATCAGCGTGGATACCGCGCGGGTCGATCACGGAAGCCTGCTGGCAGCCGTCCATCCGCAGGACCGACGCTCGGTGCTGGCCTGCGTCGATGCCGCCGCGCTGGTGCGCGGGCCCATCGACATCATCTTCCGCACGCGCGGTCCCAACGGCTGGCGTTGGGTACGCTCACACGGGCACCCCATCGACTGCAGCGACAGTGGCGTGGAATGGAGCGGGTACTGGATGGACGTCACCGAGGCGCGTGAGCGTACGCAGGCACTGAATGATGCCCGGCGCGACGCGGAGCAGGACGCTGACGCAAAGACCCATTTCCTGGCCACCATGAGCCACGAGATCCGGACACCGATGAGCACCTTGCTGGGAACGCTGGAGCGCTTCGGCAGCAGCACACTGGATGCCCGCCAGCGCCAGGTACTGGCGACCGTCGATGATGCAGCGCAGATGCTGCGACAGATCCTCGATGACGTACTGCACAGCCAGCGCCTGCAGTCTGGCCCACAGCCACCGCAGAGCCTGCCCATCGACCTGGCCGAGCTGCTGCGGGCGGTGCAGCGACTGCTGGTGCCGGTGGCAGCAAGCAAGGGACTGCATCTGCGCTGTGACGTGGATCCTGCGCTGCAGCGGGGATCGTTGGCCGATGGTCTGCGCCTGCGCCAGATCCTGTTCAACCTGGCGGGCAACGCGCTGAAATTCACCGCGCAGGGAAGCGTGGATCTGCAGGTGCGGGTGCAGCAGCAGCGCGAGCATGGCCAGCTGGTGCGACTGCAGGTAACCGATACAGGTGTCGGCATCAGTCGAGAGCGCCAGCGGGCGGTGTTTGCAGCGTTTACCCAGGCCGATGCTTCCACCACCCGGCGCTTCGGTGGCAGCGGCCTGGGCCTGGCGATCTGCCGCGAACTTTCGGCGTCGATGGGCGCGCAACTGCAGCTGTGCAGTACGCCGGGCGCGGGTACCACGGTGTGGCTGGACCTGTACCTGCCGGCCTGCGAGGCGCCATCGACGGAGCCTCATGGTGATGCGGCGGGCCTGCCGACGCTGCCGCCGGTGCGGGTACTGGTGGCCGAAGACCATCCCACCAACCTGCAGCTGCTGGTCCAGCGCCTGCGGGAACTGGGCCTGCAGGTGCATGCCGTGGCCAATGGTGAGCAGGCGTGGCAGGCGTGGCAGACGCAACAGTTCGCGTTGGTCATCACCGACTGTCACATGCCGGGCATGGACGGGTTCGCCTTGGCCCGCGCGATCCGTGCCGATCCACGTGCCGATGCAGCACGGGTACCGATCATCGCGTTGACCGCCAGCGTGCTCGACAGTACCCGCCAGGCCTGTCGCGACGCGGGCATCGATCACTTCATCGCCAAGCCGGTCGACCGCCAGACACTGCACGCGACCCTCGCCGCAGTACTGATGCCGCCGGTCGTTCGGTCAGTGCGCCAGTAG